From a region of the Catalinimonas alkaloidigena genome:
- the kdpC gene encoding potassium-transporting ATPase subunit KdpC, with the protein MKTLRIPLVLSLITLLLFGVLYPLTMVGLGRLMPHRAAGLPIERDGVLVGFEAIGQPFHRAHYFWGRPSAVEYNAAATGGSNLAPTNPEFLALVQARIDTLVKYHPGLMPAQIPVELVTASGSGLDPHISRAGALLQVGRIAAARGMAVGTLRQLVEAHTEPPLWGALGPAGRVNVVRLNLALDALAVAPR; encoded by the coding sequence ATGAAGACCCTCCGAATTCCCTTGGTGTTGAGTCTGATCACCCTGCTGCTGTTTGGGGTGCTGTATCCCCTGACGATGGTGGGATTGGGGCGGCTGATGCCCCACCGCGCCGCCGGTTTGCCGATTGAACGAGACGGCGTTCTCGTCGGGTTCGAAGCCATCGGGCAGCCCTTTCATCGTGCCCACTACTTCTGGGGGCGACCGTCGGCGGTCGAATACAATGCGGCTGCGACCGGCGGCTCGAACCTGGCACCCACCAACCCCGAGTTCCTGGCACTGGTGCAGGCCCGCATCGACACGCTGGTGAAGTACCATCCGGGACTGATGCCCGCGCAAATTCCTGTCGAACTTGTTACCGCATCCGGGTCTGGGCTCGATCCGCACATCAGCCGGGCAGGGGCCTTGCTGCAAGTCGGCCGGATTGCTGCGGCGCGCGGGATGGCCGTGGGGACCCTCCGCCAGTTGGTAGAGGCGCATACCGAGCCGCCGCTCTGGGGAGCCTTGGGGCCTGCCGGGCGGGTCAACGTAGTACGGCTTAACTTAGCCCTGGATGCGCTGGCTGTCGCCCCGCGGTGA
- a CDS encoding FecR family protein, with amino-acid sequence MSRDHYRLEDFIGDPSFRAWVNREPGAEENDWKAWLAAHPEKEALVQAAAEMIGGVTLAQPVITQGEEDAAWQRLQQKLAPPRRRVIMPHRRLYQVAAALLVLLAVGGVAWYGVFRPAPVVYATHYGEVRDVRLPDGTHVSLNGNSELTVDERAWAQGVRSVALEGEAFFEVTKQQRAGVPVKFVVHTPQVAVEVLGTEFDVRQRAERTRVVLESGQVRLTLKKDLETTTPLLMAPGDLVEYNGRQAPQQRVVQARRFRAWKEHMLVFENTPLAEVVEILEQDYGLDVTVSNPELLHKTLTGTAPTQEVDQLLTSLARIFDIQWRRQGNHVYLE; translated from the coding sequence TTGTCACGCGACCACTACCGTCTGGAAGATTTTATCGGCGATCCTTCGTTTCGCGCCTGGGTAAACCGGGAGCCCGGAGCAGAGGAGAACGATTGGAAGGCGTGGCTGGCAGCGCATCCGGAAAAGGAGGCGCTGGTGCAGGCCGCGGCGGAAATGATCGGTGGGGTGACCCTGGCGCAGCCCGTCATCACGCAGGGAGAAGAAGACGCCGCCTGGCAACGGTTGCAGCAGAAGCTGGCACCGCCCCGTCGCCGTGTGATCATGCCCCACCGCCGTCTGTACCAGGTCGCCGCCGCCCTACTTGTATTGCTTGCGGTAGGTGGCGTGGCGTGGTACGGCGTCTTCCGGCCGGCGCCGGTGGTATACGCAACCCACTACGGAGAAGTGCGGGACGTGCGCCTGCCCGACGGCACCCACGTCAGCCTCAACGGCAATTCCGAGTTGACGGTCGACGAACGCGCCTGGGCACAAGGGGTGCGTTCAGTAGCCCTGGAAGGCGAAGCGTTTTTTGAGGTGACCAAACAGCAGCGCGCCGGCGTTCCCGTCAAGTTTGTGGTGCATACGCCGCAGGTAGCCGTCGAGGTGCTGGGCACCGAATTCGATGTGCGGCAGCGAGCCGAACGCACGCGGGTGGTGCTGGAGTCGGGCCAGGTCCGACTGACCTTGAAAAAAGACCTGGAGACTACTACACCGCTGTTGATGGCTCCGGGCGACCTGGTGGAATACAACGGCCGCCAGGCCCCGCAGCAGCGGGTCGTACAGGCCCGCCGCTTTCGTGCCTGGAAAGAGCACATGCTGGTGTTCGAGAATACGCCCCTGGCGGAGGTAGTAGAAATCCTGGAACAGGACTACGGCCTGGACGTGACCGTCTCCAATCCTGAACTGCTGCACAAAACCTTAACGGGGACCGCCCCCACCCAGGAAGTGGACCAACTGCTGACGTCTCTGGCGCGGATCTTTGATATCCAGTGGCGTCGGCAGGGCAACCACGTCTACCTGGAATAG
- a CDS encoding porin yields MNLNSRRIASPHHNAVLDHRFSSIVRWRTWLGCLVLAVLWGGGTTLRAQDSTARSPWQWSGYLEAYYLYDVGQPDDHTRPDFVYAFNRHNEVNLNIGYLKAAYQTDRVRANLALMTGTYANANLAAEPGVLKNLYEASVGVRLSRQHALWVDAGIFPSHIGFESAVGAVCWTLTRSLLADNSPYFESGAKLSYTSADGAWLVSGLVLNGWQRIQRLAGNQTPAFGHQVTFTPSERITLNSSSFVGSDTPDSVRQMRYFHDFYGQFQLTRRWGLIVGFDLGAQQQAKGSRRYHTWYAPVLIARWQAGEKLHVAARGEYYADPHQVIVPTDTPHGFRTCGYSANLDYRLTEQVLWRLEGRRLTSKDRIFTDHGTPARANFALSTSLSATF; encoded by the coding sequence ATGAACCTGAATTCAAGACGGATTGCCTCGCCCCACCACAACGCGGTCTTAGACCATCGCTTTTCTTCCATTGTAAGGTGGAGAACGTGGCTGGGCTGCCTCGTGCTGGCAGTGTTGTGGGGAGGGGGGACTACCCTGCGGGCGCAGGACAGTACCGCCCGCTCGCCGTGGCAATGGAGCGGCTACCTGGAAGCCTATTACCTCTACGATGTGGGACAACCGGACGATCACACCCGCCCCGACTTTGTCTATGCCTTCAACCGCCACAACGAAGTGAACCTGAACATCGGCTACCTGAAAGCGGCTTACCAGACCGACCGGGTCCGGGCGAACCTGGCGCTGATGACCGGCACCTACGCCAACGCCAACTTGGCCGCCGAACCGGGCGTGCTCAAAAATCTTTACGAAGCCTCTGTCGGCGTCCGGCTCTCTCGGCAGCATGCGCTCTGGGTAGACGCCGGCATCTTCCCTTCGCACATCGGGTTCGAAAGCGCGGTGGGCGCAGTGTGCTGGACGCTGACCCGCTCCCTGCTGGCCGACAATTCGCCTTACTTCGAAAGCGGTGCGAAACTCTCCTACACGTCGGCCGACGGCGCCTGGCTGGTCAGTGGGCTGGTGCTCAACGGCTGGCAGCGGATACAGCGCCTGGCGGGCAACCAGACGCCCGCCTTCGGACATCAGGTGACGTTTACGCCTTCGGAGCGCATCACCCTGAACAGCAGTTCTTTTGTCGGCAGCGACACGCCCGACTCGGTCAGGCAGATGCGGTATTTCCACGATTTCTACGGGCAGTTTCAACTCACGCGGCGGTGGGGGCTGATCGTGGGGTTCGACCTGGGAGCACAGCAGCAAGCCAAAGGGAGTCGCCGGTACCACACCTGGTACGCCCCGGTGCTGATCGCCCGCTGGCAGGCCGGGGAAAAGCTGCACGTGGCTGCGCGGGGCGAATATTACGCCGATCCGCACCAGGTGATCGTCCCTACGGATACTCCGCACGGATTCCGGACGTGCGGCTACTCGGCCAACCTCGACTATCGGCTCACCGAACAGGTCCTTTGGCGACTGGAAGGCCGCCGCCTGACCAGCAAAGACCGGATTTTTACCGACCACGGGACGCCTGCGAGGGCAAACTTCGCCCTGTCGACCTCCTTGTCCGCTACGTTCTAG
- a CDS encoding sensor histidine kinase produces MKVKYKLFLALFFLFGVILLLGGVASHYLRWLARDAAAILQDNNRTLTYMRQIEEAVDAIQYRTLSAAVEARDVAPYFRAIATTMEAQRANLTEPGEKALSETLDQHLNQLSALYRTPDSLSLETFRRDVLPVIQQIKARTGSIYLINEQTLIRKNEQAAATAEKVVLYMGLFVSASIVIGLVFMIGLPVYISRPLETFDAAIRQVADGNYQIAIPVGSQDEYGALAASFNTMAAKLNEYEHSTLAKLLKEQKRLNALINQLDEVILGLDENKRVIFVNEHGLKLLHLQRHQLIGRYAPDLATNHPLLNSLIQELMIDFLPFEERRFKPLRVVEDNREKLFAKNVVDVVEKPTGESRKVLMGHVVILTDVTDFAEKDKAKTHFMATLSHELKTPVAAIQMILKLLHNEKSGALSENQRELLDTLAQNNDRIGRMINEILDLSQIESGTIEVLLTEVAVPELVERAVEGVRLFVQEKPLVLRQTLSPHLPTVKVDAHKTVWILNNFLTNAIRYAPAGSVLEVRAEQEGQRVKIAVVDQGRGISYENQKRIFQKFTRLVKTDPTGTGLGLAISKEFIEAMGGNIGVQSREGEGATFWITCPVAGFTKN; encoded by the coding sequence ATGAAGGTAAAGTATAAACTGTTTCTGGCCCTGTTTTTTCTGTTCGGGGTCATCCTGCTGCTGGGCGGTGTGGCGAGTCATTACCTCCGGTGGCTGGCGCGGGATGCGGCCGCCATCCTGCAAGACAACAACCGCACGCTCACCTACATGCGGCAGATCGAAGAGGCGGTCGACGCCATTCAGTACCGTACGCTGAGCGCCGCGGTGGAGGCGCGCGACGTGGCACCGTACTTCCGGGCCATTGCCACGACGATGGAGGCACAACGCGCCAACCTCACCGAACCGGGCGAAAAAGCGCTCAGCGAAACGCTGGACCAGCACCTGAACCAACTGTCGGCCCTGTACCGCACGCCAGACTCCCTTTCCCTCGAAACGTTTCGCCGGGACGTACTGCCCGTCATCCAGCAGATCAAGGCACGTACGGGCAGCATTTACCTGATCAACGAGCAGACGCTGATCCGCAAAAATGAACAGGCCGCTGCCACGGCCGAAAAAGTGGTCCTGTACATGGGGCTGTTCGTGTCGGCCAGCATCGTAATCGGACTGGTTTTTATGATCGGATTGCCCGTTTACATTTCGCGTCCCCTGGAAACCTTCGACGCCGCCATCCGGCAAGTCGCCGACGGCAATTACCAAATCGCCATTCCGGTCGGGTCGCAGGACGAATACGGCGCGTTGGCCGCCTCGTTCAACACCATGGCCGCCAAGCTGAACGAGTACGAGCACTCGACGCTGGCGAAACTCCTGAAAGAACAAAAGCGCCTGAACGCCCTGATCAACCAACTGGACGAAGTGATTCTGGGCCTGGACGAGAACAAGCGGGTGATCTTTGTCAACGAGCACGGCCTGAAGCTTCTGCACCTCCAGCGGCATCAGCTCATCGGCCGGTACGCCCCCGATTTGGCAACCAACCATCCGTTGCTCAACAGCCTGATTCAGGAACTGATGATCGACTTTTTGCCCTTCGAGGAACGGCGGTTCAAGCCCCTGCGCGTGGTGGAAGACAATCGGGAGAAGCTGTTCGCGAAAAACGTCGTGGATGTGGTGGAAAAACCTACCGGCGAATCCCGAAAGGTGCTGATGGGCCACGTGGTGATCCTGACCGATGTGACGGATTTTGCCGAGAAAGACAAAGCGAAAACCCATTTCATGGCAACACTCTCGCACGAGCTTAAAACGCCGGTGGCGGCCATCCAGATGATTCTGAAGCTCCTGCACAACGAAAAATCGGGGGCGCTTTCCGAAAACCAGCGCGAATTGCTCGATACCCTCGCGCAGAACAACGACCGGATCGGCCGCATGATCAACGAAATTCTGGACCTTTCCCAGATCGAAAGCGGCACCATTGAGGTGCTCCTGACCGAAGTAGCGGTGCCCGAACTAGTCGAGCGGGCGGTGGAGGGCGTCCGACTTTTCGTACAGGAAAAACCGTTGGTGCTGCGCCAAACGCTGTCGCCCCACCTCCCGACGGTCAAGGTCGATGCCCACAAAACCGTCTGGATTCTCAACAACTTTCTCACGAACGCCATCCGGTACGCTCCGGCCGGTTCAGTCCTCGAGGTTCGTGCCGAACAGGAGGGCCAACGGGTGAAAATCGCGGTCGTCGATCAGGGCCGCGGCATCAGCTACGAAAACCAAAAGCGCATCTTCCAGAAGTTTACCCGCCTGGTGAAAACCGACCCCACCGGCACCGGGTTGGGGCTGGCCATCTCCAAAGAATTTATCGAGGCCATGGGCGGGAACATCGGTGTGCAGTCGCGGGAAGGAGAGGGCGCTACCTTCTGGATCACCTGCCCGGTGGCCGGGTTTACGAAGAACTGA
- a CDS encoding histidine kinase produces MAPPENDSFLNLIRPRQRGRLKVYIGMIAGVGKTYRMLQEAHELLAAGVDVKIGLVEPHDRAETLALVDGLPQIARKKVFYKGRAWEEMDLEAILETRPEVVLVDELAHTNLPGSLHEKRWQDVLALLAAGIHVITAFNVQHLESVVDRVERIAGIEVRERIPDKLLAYADEVVNLDLPAEDLIKRLKEGKIYRGDRIQRALEHFFRPDQILQLRDLALRQVAALVERKIQRSLPQASRMPLERFLACISTNDEGARKIIRKTARLAAHYQASWWVLYVQLPRERSDRIALATQRKLLHNLKWATELGAEVVRAKGEDVPELIYQTAIAHQITTLVLGKPHFSAYRQLTGRNYFDRLLKKLVDREIDVVLVF; encoded by the coding sequence ATGGCACCACCGGAGAACGACTCGTTTTTGAACCTGATTCGCCCACGGCAGCGGGGCCGGTTGAAGGTCTACATCGGCATGATTGCGGGTGTGGGAAAAACCTACCGCATGTTGCAGGAAGCGCACGAACTTCTGGCGGCGGGAGTAGACGTGAAGATCGGGTTGGTGGAGCCCCACGACCGGGCTGAGACCCTCGCCCTGGTCGACGGCCTGCCCCAGATCGCCCGGAAAAAGGTTTTCTACAAAGGCCGGGCCTGGGAAGAGATGGACCTGGAAGCCATTCTGGAGACGCGCCCCGAGGTGGTGCTGGTCGACGAACTGGCCCACACCAACCTGCCGGGAAGCCTCCACGAGAAACGCTGGCAGGACGTACTTGCCCTACTGGCGGCGGGCATCCATGTGATTACGGCCTTCAACGTGCAGCATCTGGAAAGTGTCGTCGATCGGGTAGAGCGCATCGCGGGCATCGAGGTGCGAGAGCGCATCCCGGATAAGCTACTGGCGTATGCCGACGAGGTAGTCAACCTCGATCTCCCGGCCGAAGACCTGATCAAACGGCTGAAAGAAGGAAAAATTTACCGGGGCGACCGGATTCAACGCGCGCTTGAGCACTTCTTTCGGCCGGACCAGATTCTGCAACTGCGCGATCTGGCCCTGCGTCAGGTGGCCGCGCTGGTTGAGCGTAAAATCCAACGTAGCCTGCCGCAGGCCTCCCGCATGCCGCTGGAGCGCTTTCTGGCCTGCATCAGTACCAACGACGAAGGGGCCAGGAAAATCATCCGAAAAACTGCCCGCCTGGCAGCCCACTACCAGGCCTCGTGGTGGGTGCTCTATGTGCAATTGCCCCGGGAGCGGTCGGACCGGATTGCGCTGGCTACCCAACGGAAGTTGCTGCACAACCTGAAGTGGGCGACGGAATTGGGTGCGGAAGTGGTCCGCGCCAAAGGCGAAGACGTGCCCGAGCTGATCTACCAGACGGCCATCGCACATCAGATCACCACCCTCGTGCTGGGCAAGCCGCATTTTAGTGCGTACCGCCAACTGACCGGCCGAAACTACTTCGATCGTCTGCTCAAAAAATTAGTGGACCGGGAGATCGACGTGGTCCTGGTTTTTTAG
- the kdpB gene encoding potassium-transporting ATPase subunit KdpB — MSTHQHSSLFRGETVTQALRQSFIKLSPARMIKNPVMFMVELGTAIMLLVTLLSGVTTHASLGSVGYNAVITLLLFLTVLFGNFAEAIAEARGKAQAETLRKTRRDTQAKRLNPDGSLTEVSAAELKKGDVFLAEAGDVIPADGEIIEGLASIDESAITGESAPVIREADTDRSSVIGGTLVLSDQINVQVTTQPGESFLDKMIALVEGANRQKTPNEIALTILLASFTMVFLIVTVTLQPFAASANTPITIASLLALFVCLIPTTIGGLLSAIGIAGMDRALRANLIAKSGKAVETAGDIDTLLLDKTGTITLGNRKATGFYPYNGLSEEAFVRSAVLSSLADATPEGKSIVELARTRNVTVEPDGLEGASFVKFSAETRMSGVDLPDGRQVRKGAWDAICRWSDNRADLPLLEAKVKEIAGNGGTPLALAVDKKALGVIQLEDIVKPGIQERFARLRKMGVKTVMVTGDNPLTAAYIARQAGVDDFIAEARPEDKLHYIRQEQQQGKLVAMMGDGTNDAPALAQADVGVAMNSGTQAAKEAANMVDLDSDPTKLLEVIEIGKQLLITRGNVTTFSIANDVAKYFAIVPALFAASIPGLNALNLMRLATPESAILSAVIFNAIIIPLLIPLALRGVSYRPVGAAALLTRNLLIYGLGGVIVPFVGIKAIDLLLGLVR; from the coding sequence ATGTCTACTCATCAACATTCGTCTTTGTTCCGTGGCGAGACGGTGACGCAGGCGCTGCGGCAGTCGTTCATCAAACTCAGCCCGGCACGGATGATCAAAAATCCGGTCATGTTCATGGTCGAACTGGGCACCGCCATCATGCTCCTGGTGACCCTGCTGTCCGGGGTGACGACCCACGCCAGCCTGGGTAGCGTCGGGTACAACGCGGTGATCACGTTACTTCTGTTCCTGACCGTCCTGTTCGGGAATTTTGCGGAGGCCATCGCCGAGGCACGGGGCAAGGCTCAGGCCGAGACGTTGCGCAAAACCCGCCGGGACACCCAGGCCAAACGCCTCAACCCGGACGGCTCCCTGACCGAAGTCTCTGCTGCCGAACTGAAAAAAGGCGACGTATTTCTGGCCGAAGCCGGCGACGTGATTCCGGCCGACGGCGAGATCATCGAAGGGCTGGCGTCCATCGACGAGTCGGCCATTACCGGAGAGTCGGCGCCCGTGATCCGGGAGGCGGACACCGACCGGAGCAGCGTGATCGGGGGGACCCTGGTGCTGTCCGATCAGATCAACGTGCAGGTGACGACCCAGCCCGGCGAAAGTTTTCTGGACAAAATGATCGCCCTGGTGGAGGGCGCCAACCGCCAGAAGACGCCCAACGAAATCGCCCTGACCATTCTGCTGGCCAGTTTCACGATGGTTTTTCTGATCGTGACGGTGACGTTGCAACCCTTCGCCGCTTCTGCCAATACCCCGATTACCATTGCGTCCCTGCTGGCGCTGTTCGTGTGCCTGATCCCGACCACCATCGGCGGGCTGCTGTCGGCCATCGGCATCGCTGGGATGGACCGCGCCCTGCGTGCCAACCTCATCGCCAAATCGGGCAAGGCGGTCGAAACGGCCGGGGACATCGACACGCTTCTGCTGGACAAGACCGGCACCATTACCCTCGGCAACCGGAAGGCCACCGGCTTTTACCCCTACAACGGGTTGAGCGAAGAGGCGTTCGTTCGCAGCGCGGTGCTCAGCTCCTTGGCCGATGCGACGCCGGAAGGAAAATCCATCGTGGAACTGGCCCGCACGCGCAACGTCACCGTAGAGCCGGACGGGCTGGAGGGAGCCTCGTTTGTCAAGTTCAGCGCGGAAACCCGCATGAGCGGCGTGGACCTGCCCGACGGTCGGCAGGTGCGGAAAGGAGCCTGGGATGCGATCTGCCGGTGGTCGGACAACCGCGCCGACCTGCCGTTGCTGGAAGCGAAGGTCAAGGAGATTGCAGGGAACGGCGGGACGCCGCTGGCCCTAGCCGTCGACAAGAAAGCGCTGGGCGTGATTCAACTGGAAGACATCGTCAAACCCGGCATTCAGGAACGCTTCGCGCGGCTGCGGAAGATGGGTGTAAAAACGGTGATGGTGACCGGCGACAACCCGCTCACGGCCGCCTACATCGCCCGGCAGGCGGGGGTGGACGACTTCATTGCCGAGGCCCGGCCCGAAGACAAGCTCCACTACATCCGGCAGGAACAGCAGCAGGGCAAACTGGTCGCCATGATGGGAGACGGCACCAACGACGCGCCCGCCCTGGCCCAGGCCGACGTGGGGGTGGCGATGAACAGCGGGACGCAGGCCGCCAAAGAAGCGGCGAACATGGTGGACCTGGACAGCGACCCGACCAAGCTGCTGGAGGTGATCGAGATCGGGAAGCAATTGCTGATCACCCGGGGCAACGTCACCACCTTCTCCATCGCCAACGACGTCGCCAAATACTTTGCCATCGTGCCGGCGCTGTTTGCGGCCTCCATTCCGGGCCTCAACGCCCTGAACCTCATGCGTCTGGCCACGCCGGAGTCGGCCATCCTGTCGGCGGTGATCTTCAACGCAATCATCATTCCCCTGCTGATTCCGCTGGCGCTGCGCGGGGTTTCTTACCGCCCGGTGGGAGCCGCTGCACTACTCACCCGAAATCTCCTGATCTATGGCCTCGGCGGGGTGATCGTGCCGTTCGTCGGCATCAAGGCGATCGACTTGTTGTTGGGCCTGGTACGTTAA
- a CDS encoding RNA polymerase sigma factor → MNHHPPFPDDATLWQGFQRGDAQAFETLFRRHYAPLIRYGWKLSHNRMLAEEAVQSIFSHLWAQRAHLKSIEAVRAYLYTAVRHAVLKEQLRAGRFHTFAGEDTSHGAIQFSQEDALIHEEAHRQKRDQLLAAVNALTPRQREAVYLKFYENLSHEEIAAVLHINVQSVTNLIFRAMHLLRQSTPLKRLLESLCLIGYWIVS, encoded by the coding sequence ATGAACCACCACCCGCCTTTTCCTGACGATGCGACCCTCTGGCAGGGCTTTCAGCGTGGCGATGCGCAAGCGTTCGAAACGTTGTTTCGGCGTCACTATGCGCCGCTGATTCGCTACGGATGGAAACTCAGCCACAACCGGATGCTGGCGGAAGAAGCGGTGCAATCCATTTTTTCACACCTTTGGGCTCAGCGTGCGCACCTCAAGTCCATCGAAGCGGTGCGGGCTTACCTCTACACGGCGGTACGCCATGCCGTGCTGAAGGAACAGCTGCGTGCTGGTCGGTTCCATACATTTGCGGGAGAAGACACCTCCCACGGTGCCATCCAGTTTTCGCAGGAGGATGCGCTCATTCACGAGGAAGCGCATCGGCAGAAACGCGATCAGCTCCTGGCCGCGGTCAATGCACTGACGCCCCGCCAGCGAGAAGCGGTTTACCTGAAATTTTACGAGAACCTCAGTCACGAGGAGATTGCGGCGGTGCTGCACATCAACGTGCAGTCGGTGACCAACCTTATTTTTCGGGCCATGCACCTTTTGCGCCAGAGTACGCCCCTCAAGCGCTTGCTGGAAAGCCTGTGTCTAATCGGCTACTGGATCGTCTCGTAA